A genome region from Setaria italica strain Yugu1 chromosome III, Setaria_italica_v2.0, whole genome shotgun sequence includes the following:
- the LOC101762942 gene encoding polygalacturonase inhibitor, producing MDGRVTLARPHAVLLVLLLLAAAEASAAAAPASKQQCHSGDRAALLAVKAAFGNASYFISWTADIPCCHWFGVRCDDAESSSSTPAGGRRVVSLAIMRDANIRGPVPGAAIARLTALQELLFLHVPGVSGTIPRALTRLSALMDLTISRTGVSGQVPAFLGDLRALRSLDLSFNALTGAIPATLAALPRLASVDLGHNRLTGAIPPLLLVNSGAEAFLTLSHNNLSGSVPAEFASVSFVQVDLSRNALAGDASVLFGRGKPLLVSVNLSRNAFSFDMSRLELPERLASLDVSHNGIHGGVPAAAGNLSQLMFFNVSYNQLCGQLPRGLAAFEVYSFRHNKCLCGAPLPACQA from the coding sequence ATGGATGGGCGCGTCACACTCGCACGGCCACACGCCGTCCTGCTCGtgctcctgctcctcgccgccgcggaggcgtcagcggcggcggcgccagcctCCAAGCAGCAGTGCCACTCCGGCGACAGGGCGGCGCTGCTCGCCGTCAAGGCGGCCTTCGGCAACGCCTCCTACTTCATCTCATGGACGGCCGACATCCCGTGCTGCCACTGGTTCGGCGTCCGCTGCGACGACGCGgaatcctcctcctcgacacccgcgggcggccgccgcgtcgtcagCCTGGCCATCATGCGGGACGCCAACATCCGCGGCCCCGTGcccggcgccgccatcgcccgcCTCACCGCCCTCCAAGAGCTTCTGTTCCTCCACGTGCCCGGCGTGTCGGGCACCATCCCCCGGGCCCTCACCCGCCTCTCCGCCCTCATGGACCTCACCATCTCCCGCACCGGCGTGTCGGGCCAGGTCCCGGCGTTCCTCGGCGACCTCCGCGCGCTCAGGTCCCTGGACCTCTCCTTCAACGCGCTCACGGGCGCCATCCCGGCGAccctcgccgcgctcccgcgCCTGGCCAGCGTCGACCTCGGACACAACCGCCTCACGGGCGCcatcccgccgctgctcctcgtcAACTCCGGCGCGGAGGCGTTCCTCACCCTGTCGCACAACAACCTCTCCGGGAGCGTCCCCGCCGAGTTCGCATCCGTCAGCTTCGTCCAGGTGGACCTGTCCCGCAACGCGCTCGCCGGAGACGCGTCCGTCCTGTTCGGCCGCGGGAAGCCGCTGCTGGTCAGCGTCAACCTCTCGCGCAACGCCTTCAGCTTCGACATGTCCCGGCTGGAGCTCCCCGAGCGGCTCGCGTCACTGGACGTCAGCCACAACGGGATCCACGGCGgcgtcccggcggcggcggggaaccTGAGCCAGCTCATGTTCTTCAACGTCAGCTACAACCAGCTCTGCGGCCAGCTGCCGAGGGGCTTGGCCGCATTCGAGGTCTACAGCTTCCGGCACAACAAGTGCCTCTGCGGCGCGCCCCTTCCGGCTTGCCAAGCGTAA